A genome region from Triticum aestivum cultivar Chinese Spring chromosome 2B, IWGSC CS RefSeq v2.1, whole genome shotgun sequence includes the following:
- the LOC123040264 gene encoding desmethyl-deoxy-podophyllotoxin synthase-like, translating to MEFYYHILLALVPLLYLIGWFRRPRGLRLPPGPWQLPVIGSLHHLRGDLPHRTIRDLSRRHGPVMFLKLGGIPVVVASSREAAEDVMRTNDAVLSSRPQTPTVKLLTKQGHDIVLAKNDEQWQQLRKICVHELLGTRRVQSFRPVREQEAMRLVQAVEASSVSSDSDSVNLDRLLSAHVNDVIVRAVVGDGEVDDRETLLRLTAKAIELVGSFRLADMFPSSRIARALSSRAMHKVEVYVEELFTFMDGIVSQHVERRRSMPHQHQDPEKDLIDVLLRVQEENSLRFPISMGTIKGVLFDLLSAGSETATSVLSWAMAELVRNPAIMSRAQSEVREAFVGQTKVTEEGLGKLSYLQCVIKETLRLHTPGPFGLPRESQETCRLMGYDVPKGTMVLVNAWAISRDPEYWEEPEMFKPERFVTDMRDFKGRDYEFTPFGAGRRICPGMLFGVASIDLALAHLLFYFDWNLMEGVTPSELDMTETMGITAGRKEELWLKPTVHASFDSVN from the exons ATGGAGTTCTACTATCACATTCTACTCGCTCTTGTCCCTCTCCTGTACCTCATAGGATGGTTCCGCCGTCCTCGTGGCCTGCGGCTCCCGCCGGGTCCATGGCAACTCCCCGTCATCGGTAgcctccaccacctccgcggcGACCTCCCACACCGCACGATACGCGACCTCTCACGCCGCCATGGGCCTGTGATGTTCCTCAAGCTGGGAGGGATCCCGGTTGTCGTCGCCTCTTCCCGCGAAGCTGCCGAGGATGTGATGAGGACCAACGACGCCGTGCTTTCGTCCAGGCCGCAGACGCCGACGGTGAAGCTCCTCACCAAGCAAGGGCACGACATCGTGCTAGCCAAAAACGATGAACAGTGGCAGCAGCTCCGCAAGATCTGCGTGCACGAGCTTCTGGGCACCAGGCGCGTCCAGTCCTTCCGTCCCGTCCGTGAGCAGGAGGCCATGCGGCTCGTCCAGGCGGTGGAAGCCTCGTCGGTGTCCTCGGACTCGGACAGTGTGAACCTCGACAGGCTGCTATCCGCGCATGTCAACGACGTGATTGTGCGCGCCGTCGTGGGTGACGGCGAGGTCGATGACCGGGAAACCTTGCTGCGACTCACCGCCAAGGCCATAGAGTTGGTCGGGAGCTTCCGCCTAGCTGACATGTTTCCGTCGTCGCGGATAGCACGAGCCCTCAGCTCACGGGCTATGCATAAGGTCGAGGTCTATGTGGAGGAGCTATTTACATTCATGGATGGTATCGTAAGTCAACACGTGGAGAGAAGAAGGTCGATGCCCCATCAGCATCAGGATCCGGAGAAGGACCTCATAGATGTCCTCTTGAGGGTTCAAGAGGAAAACAGCCTTCGGTTCCCTATTTCCATGGGTACAATAAAGGGCGTTCTTTTC GATCTTTTATCCGCGGGCAGTGAAACGGCAACGTCGGTGCTTTCCTGGGCCATGGCAGAGCTGGTGAGGAACCCGGCCATCATGTCCAGGGCACAGTCTGAGGTAAGAGAGGCCTTCGTGGGACAAACGAAAGTAACTGAGGAGGGCCTGGGAAAACTGAGCTATTTGCAGTGTGTGATCAAAGAGACGTTGAGGCTGCACACTCCTGGACCATTTGGGCTGCCAAGGGAGAGCCAAGAAACATGCCGTCTCATGGGATATGATGTGCCTAAGGGGACAATGGTGCTTGTGAATGCATGGGCAATATCCAGGGACCCAGAATACTGGGAAGAGCCAGAAATGTTCAAACCAGAGAGGTTTGTGACTGACATGAGAGATTTCAAAGGGCGTGACTATGAGTTCACGCCGTTTGGTGCTGGACGCCGGATATGCCCTGGAATGCTGTTTGGCGTTGCAAGTATTGATCTAGCTCTCGCACATCTCCTATTCTATTTTGACTGGAATCTCATGGAGGGTGTGACACCTAGTGAATTGGATATGACCGAAACTATGGGAATCACCGCAGGGAGGAAAGAGGAACTTTGGCTAAAACCAACAGTACATGCTTCTTTTGATTCAGTGAACTAG
- the LOC123038902 gene encoding desmethyl-deoxy-podophyllotoxin synthase-like: MDASHPYVLFLALLVIIPLAYFTLSARRQVGPRLPPGPWALPIIGHLHHMIGKLPHHRLCDLAQRHGPLMLLRLGGLPLVVASSAEAAHEVLRTHDIVFATRPISRTMKLIIVDGSEGLIFAPYGSAWRQLRKICTIELLSARRVQSFRGIREQEVQHLLQAVASTPSLLAVNLGTLLSSYVNDSTVRAMIGSRFKDRETFLRLMEEGIELFSRPGLPDLYPSSRLAMLVSRMPRRMKRQSQAMMAFMETIIQEHRVPRAACDKEEDLVDVLLRIQNQDDHLEFALTTDNIKAVMADMFIAGSETSATMLEWSMAELMKNPRVMQKVQEEVRRVLKGQATVTEESLRSLNYLHLVIKETLRLHPPVPLLLPRECRAPCQILGYDLPVGATVLVNVWAISRDSIHWERPEEFMPERFEVNNIDFKGADFEYTPFGAGRRMCPGMTFGLANMELALASLLYHFDWELPHGIAPADVDMTEALRAVSKRKDGLLVVPVVSVPI, translated from the exons ATGGATGCAAGCCATCCCTATGTGCTCTTCCTTGCACTTCTAGTCATCATCCCACTGGCATACTTCACCCTTTCAGCTCGCCGGCAAGTCGGCCCGAGGCTGCCGCCGGGGCCATGGGCACTCCCGATAATCGGCCACTTGCACCACATGATTGGCAAACTTCCGCACCACAGGTTGTGTGATCTTGCCCAGCGCCACGGCCCGCTGATGCTGCTCCGGCTCGGCGGCCTGCCCCTAGTGGTGGCATCGTCGGCGGAGGCGGCCCATGAGGTCTTGAGGACGCACGACATCGTCTTCGCCACACGCCCCATCAGCAGGACTATGAAGCTGATCATTGTTGATGGCTCGGAGGGCCTCATCTTCGCCCCCTATGGCAGCGCTTGGAGGCAGCTCCGCAAGATTTGCACCATCGAGCTGCTCAGCGCACGCCGCGTCCAGTCCTTCAGAGGCATCCGCGAGCAGGAGGTCCAGCACCTCCTTCAGGCCGTGGCATCGACGCCATCGCTGTTGGCCGTGAACCTCGGCACACTATTGTCATCGTATGTGAATGACTCCACGGTACGTGCCATGATAGGAAGTCGGTTCAAGGACCGGGAGACGTTCCTCCGGTTAATGGAGGAAGGTATCGAGCTATTCTCGAGGCCGGGCTTGCCGGACCTCTACCCATCATCCCGGTTAGCGATGCTCGTTAGCCGGATGCCACGCCGGATGAAGCGGCAGAGTCAGGCAATGATGGCTTTCATGGAAACCATCATCCAGGAGCATCGAGTGCCCAGAGCCGCATGTGACAAGGAGGAGGACTTGGTTGACGTCCTCTTGAGAATCCAGAACCAAGATGACCACTTGGAGTTCGCGCTCACCACAGACAACATCAAAGCAGTGATGGCG GATATGTTCATTGCAGGTAGCGAGACATCAGCAACGATGTTGGAATGGTCCATGGCCGAGCTCATGAAGAACCCTAGGGTGATGCAAAAGGTGCAGGAAGAAGTCCGGCGAGTGCTCAAGGGACAAGCAACAGTAACAGAGGAGAGCTTGAGAAGTTTAAATTACCTGCACCTTGTCATCAAAGAGACTCTTCGGCTGCACCCACCGGTGCCACTCCTGCTACCAAGGGAGTGCCGCGCACCATGCCAAATACTAGGATATGACCTGCCAGTGGGGGCTACGGTGCTTGTGAATGTCTGGGCCATCAGCAGAGATTCGATACATTGGGAAAGGCCAGAGGAGTTCATGCCTGAGAGGTTTGAGGTCAACAACATTGACTTCAAGGGGGCAGACTTTGAGTACACACCATTTGGAGCAGGACGGAGGATGTGCCCTGGGATGACCTTTGGGCTGGCAAACATGGAACTTGCGCTTGCTAGCCTTCTATACCACTTTGACTGGGAGTTGCCACACGGGATCGCCCCGGCGGACGTTGATATGACAGAGGCCCTGAGAGCCGTCTCGAAGCGGAAAGACGGTCTTCTGGTTGTCCCGGTTGTTAGCGTACCAATATGA
- the LOC123040265 gene encoding probable cystathionine gamma-synthase 2: MARSSSPLVNKGSPTEQRRLLRARRSSKRVTALSPEVVLDATLPTTEQQDDAGVGAAATAQKQDATLSDETLAVHAGEKMGKNGAMDTDSIATPIVSGTTHWFKSSHDLIAFKEGRLHSFEYGRYGNPTVKVLEDKISALERAESTLVTSSGMNAIVATLLALVPPGTGHVVTTTECYSEARAFIRDKLSKMGIKVTFVELNDMETLKAVLDEGDVTLFYTECPTNPHLKCIDIKLVAELCHRKGALVCIDSTLASPINQKPLTVGADIVVHSATKYIAGHHDVIAGCISGSDALISRIRAWHHDLGGAISPDAAYMIIRGLKTMALRVETQNHTALRMARLLENHPKIEWVYYPGLISNPWHHIAKSQMTGCGGVISFEVASELHGVMRFIDALEIPFIATSLGGCESLVQQPAVMSFWYVSDVEKAKNGIKDNLVRFSFGIEKFEDLRDDILQALEKI, translated from the exons ATGGCGCGGTCGTCATCTCCTCTCGTCAACAAGGGTTCGCCCACCGAGCAGCGCCGCCTGCTCCGCGCTCGCCGTTCTTCAAAGCGCGTCACCGCTTTGAGCCCCGAGGTGGTCCTTGATGCCACCCTCCCTACCACCGAGCAGCAGGATGACGCCGGTGTCGGTGCTGCCGCCACGGCTCAGAAGCAAGATGCTACTCTCTCAGACGAGACCCTGGCGGTTCACGCCGGGGAGAAGATGGGGAAGAACGGCGCCATGGACACAGACTCGATCGCGACACCTATCGTGAGCGGCACGACGCACTGGTTCAAGAGCTCGCACGACCTCATCGCGTTCAAGGAAGGACGGCTCCACAGCTTCGAGTACGGCCGGTACGGCAACCCCACTGTGAAGGTCCTAGAGGACAAGATCAGTGCCCTAGAGAGGGCCGAGTCGACGCTTGTCACGTCATCGGGCATGAACGCCATCGTCGCCACGCTGCTCGCGCTCGTGCCACCCGGCACCGGCCACGTGGTGACCACGACAGAGTGCTACAGCGAGGCGCGCGCCTTCATCCGCGACAAGCTCTCCAAGATGGGCATCAAGGTGACATTCGTCGAGCTGAATGACATGGAGACACTCAAGGCCGTTCTTGACGAGGGCGAC GTGACCCTCTTCTACACTGAATGTCCGACGAACCCCCACCTCAAGTGCATCGACATTAAGCTCGTCGCGGAGCTGTGTCACCGCAAAGGGGCTCTGGTGTGCATCGATAGCACCCTCGCCTCGCCCATCAATCAGAAGCCACTCACCGTCGGGGCCGATATCGTCGTGCACTCTGCCACAAAGTACATTGCCGGCCATCACGAC GTCATTGCAGGATGCATCAGCGGCTCGGATGCGCTCATCTCTAGGATACGTGCGTGGCATCACGACCTCGGCGGCGCCATTAGTCCG GACGCAGCCTACATGATCATACGCGGCCTCAAGACGATGGCGCTTCGCGTGGAAACACAAAACCACACTGCATTGCGCATGGCGCGCTTGCTCGAGAACCATCCCAAGATTGAGTGGGTGTACTACCCTGGACTCATCAGCAACCCATGGCACCACATCGCCAAGAGCCAGATGACCGGTTGCGGTGGCGTCATCAGCTTTGAGGTGGCATCAGAACTGCACGGCGTCATGAGGTTCATCGACGCATTGGAGATACCCTTCATTGCAACCTCACTTGGCGGGTGTGAGAGCCTCGTGCAACAGCCGGCGGTCATGTCCTTTTGGTACGTG AGTGATGTGGAGAAGGCCAAGAATGGGATCAAGGACAACTTGGTGAGGTTTAGCTTCGGGATTGAGAAGTTTGAGGATCTCAGGGATGACATTCTCCAAGCCCTGGAGAAAATTTAG